One Trueperaceae bacterium DNA segment encodes these proteins:
- a CDS encoding universal stress protein, whose amino-acid sequence TVLVGLDGSRRAECVLPVVRFLATAVASKVVLAHVIEEPALPRLVPPTPEETALVEHLMAVNESAAGDYLADVEARIGVSTETRLKRGKSTVSALHAMVDESGADLVILSAHGYGGDQTWPYGEVATNLIGYGRTPLLVVHDVPWTERTAPAADVTDEAWGR is encoded by the coding sequence CACCGTGCTCGTCGGACTGGACGGCTCGCGGCGGGCCGAGTGCGTGCTGCCGGTCGTGCGCTTCCTCGCCACGGCCGTGGCCTCCAAGGTCGTGCTCGCGCACGTCATCGAGGAGCCCGCGCTGCCGCGCCTCGTGCCGCCCACCCCCGAGGAGACCGCCCTGGTCGAGCACCTCATGGCCGTCAACGAGAGCGCCGCGGGCGACTACCTGGCGGACGTCGAGGCGCGCATCGGGGTGAGCACGGAGACGCGCCTGAAGCGCGGCAAGAGCACGGTCTCGGCGCTCCACGCCATGGTGGACGAGTCCGGCGCGGACCTGGTCATCCTCAGCGCCCACGGGTACGGCGGCGACCAGACCTGGCCGTACGGCGAGGTGGCCACGAACCTCATCGGTTACGGACGCACCCCCCTCCTCGTCGTTCACGACGTGCCGTGGACCGAGCGCACGGCGCCGGCCGCCGACGTCACCGACGAGGCGTGGGGCCGGTGA
- the tdh gene encoding L-threonine 3-dehydrogenase codes for MRALSKLEAREGIWRVEAPVPTPGPNDLLVRISKTSLCGTDVHIYNWDEWSRRTVPVPLITGHEWVGVVAEVGSEVDGYAVGDRVSGEGHITCGHCRNCRAGRRHLCRNTIGIGVQRQGAFADYLVLPAFNAFKLPDSIQDDVGAILDPLGNAVHTALMFDLVGEDVLITGAGPIGLMAAAVARFVGARNIVITDVNPSRLALAERMGATVGVDVSAPDADLGRVMADLGMVEGFDVALEMSGAPAAYAQILETIIHGGKVALLGIPAAGFAVDWNQVIFKGLTLQGIYGRQMFETWYKMRNLLSAGLDVTPVITHHFAADDFQAAFDVMRSGRSGKVILDWSGGA; via the coding sequence GTGCGGGCGCTCTCCAAGTTGGAGGCGCGCGAGGGCATCTGGCGCGTCGAGGCCCCCGTCCCCACGCCGGGACCCAACGACCTCCTCGTGCGCATCAGCAAGACCAGCCTGTGCGGCACCGACGTGCACATCTACAACTGGGACGAGTGGTCGCGGCGCACCGTGCCCGTGCCCCTCATCACGGGGCACGAGTGGGTGGGGGTGGTGGCCGAGGTGGGCTCGGAGGTCGACGGCTACGCCGTGGGTGACCGCGTCAGCGGCGAGGGACACATCACCTGCGGTCACTGCCGCAACTGCCGCGCCGGGCGCCGCCACCTGTGCCGCAACACGATCGGCATCGGCGTGCAGCGTCAGGGCGCGTTCGCCGACTACCTGGTACTGCCGGCCTTCAACGCCTTCAAGCTCCCCGACTCGATACAAGACGACGTGGGCGCCATCCTCGACCCCCTCGGAAACGCCGTCCACACGGCGCTGATGTTCGACCTGGTGGGGGAGGACGTGCTCATCACCGGTGCCGGCCCGATCGGGCTCATGGCTGCCGCGGTCGCGCGCTTCGTTGGGGCGAGGAACATCGTGATCACCGACGTGAACCCGAGCCGGCTCGCGCTCGCCGAACGGATGGGCGCCACGGTGGGGGTCGACGTGTCCGCCCCGGACGCCGACCTGGGCCGCGTCATGGCCGACCTCGGCATGGTGGAGGGGTTCGACGTGGCCCTCGAGATGTCGGGCGCCCCCGCCGCCTACGCGCAGATCCTCGAGACCATCATCCACGGTGGCAAGGTCGCGCTCCTCGGCATCCCCGCCGCCGGCTTCGCCGTCGACTGGAACCAGGTCATCTTCAAGGGCCTCACCCTCCAGGGGATCTACGGGCGGCAGATGTTCGAGACCTGGTACAAGATGCGCAACCTGCTCAGCGCCGGGCTGGACGTCACGCCCGTCATCACGCACCACTTCGCGGCCGACGACTTCCAGGCGGCGTTCGACGTCATGCGGAGCGGTCGCTCGGGCAAAGTGATCCTCGACTGGAGCGGCGGCGCCTAG
- a CDS encoding universal stress protein, translated as MFRHLLLPLTGTGLDAEAVRHARAMALLAGADVHVMRVLEPPERGPDAGPIDTLEWHARRVAAEEGLARVADELRAAGLTVETTCAEGQVTEHIIHQVHQGVDLMVLPTGEFGRAHVGALGGQVLWRSYVTTLLVRGERAPDHGRRDGP; from the coding sequence ATGTTCCGCCACCTCTTGCTTCCGTTGACCGGCACCGGCCTCGATGCCGAGGCAGTCAGGCACGCGCGCGCCATGGCGCTGCTCGCCGGAGCCGACGTGCACGTCATGCGCGTGCTGGAGCCGCCCGAGCGCGGCCCGGACGCCGGCCCGATCGACACCCTCGAGTGGCACGCCAGGCGCGTGGCGGCCGAGGAGGGGCTGGCGCGCGTGGCCGACGAGCTTCGCGCCGCCGGGCTGACGGTCGAGACGACCTGCGCCGAGGGGCAGGTCACGGAGCACATCATCCACCAGGTCCACCAGGGGGTGGACCTCATGGTGCTTCCGACGGGCGAGTTCGGGCGGGCGCACGTCGGCGCCCTCGGGGGGCAGGTCCTGTGGCGCTCGTACGTGACCACCCTGCTCGTCAGGGGCGAGCGCGCCCCCGATCACGGCCGCCGCGACGGACC